The following coding sequences are from one Ruminococcus flavefaciens AE3010 window:
- a CDS encoding tyrosine recombinase XerC, which translates to MKNLNNNANPEFLNEYLVHIKIVQLLAQRTIEEYYTDIRLFLRYIYECNHNTGKDIEDIDIRDMTVEELQKISVSDIYNFIFYTSDERHNKDRARYRKLSSLRNFFKYLEKVAHIIKENPTKDLDVPVPRASLPKFLSLNESMRLLQTADTADSKRDYCIITLFLNCGMRLSELVGINISDIDFYENRLKVLGKRSKERMVYLNDACVDALQKYLAIRKNNPKAADEPALFISNQNRRISKRRVQQIVEDTIKKAELDGKGITTHKLRHTAATLMYQYGDADVLTLKELLGHASISTTEIYTHLNDENVRNAIESNPLSKIKSDDPDDK; encoded by the coding sequence ATGAAAAATTTAAACAATAACGCAAATCCTGAATTTTTAAACGAATATCTTGTGCATATAAAGATCGTTCAGCTTCTGGCACAGCGTACAATTGAGGAATACTACACAGATATACGCCTTTTTTTAAGGTATATCTACGAATGTAACCATAATACAGGCAAAGATATCGAGGATATTGATATTCGGGATATGACTGTTGAGGAGCTTCAGAAAATCTCGGTCAGTGATATTTATAATTTCATCTTTTATACATCCGATGAACGTCATAATAAGGACAGAGCTCGTTACAGAAAGCTTTCTTCACTTAGAAATTTTTTCAAATATCTTGAAAAAGTAGCTCATATTATAAAGGAAAATCCTACAAAGGACCTTGATGTTCCTGTTCCGAGGGCTTCCCTGCCGAAATTTCTTTCTCTTAACGAAAGTATGCGTTTGCTGCAGACAGCTGATACAGCTGATTCTAAACGTGATTATTGTATTATAACTCTTTTTCTGAACTGTGGCATGCGATTAAGCGAGCTTGTTGGTATCAATATCTCTGATATTGATTTCTATGAGAATCGTCTTAAAGTTCTCGGTAAGCGCAGCAAGGAACGAATGGTTTACCTTAATGATGCATGTGTTGATGCGCTGCAGAAGTATCTTGCGATCAGGAAAAATAATCCTAAAGCAGCTGATGAACCTGCTTTATTTATAAGCAATCAAAACAGGCGTATCTCCAAGCGCAGAGTTCAGCAGATAGTTGAGGATACTATTAAAAAGGCTGAGCTTGACGGCAAGGGTATTACAACACATAAGCTAAGACATACAGCTGCAACTCTTATGTATCAGTACGGAGATGCTGATGTTCTTACTCTAAAGGAGCTTCTCGGACACGCAAGCATTTCCACTACAGAGATATACACGCATTTAAATGACGAAAATGTCAGAAACGCTATTGAAAGCAATCCTCTTTCAAAAATCAAATCAGATGATCCCGACGATAAATAA
- a CDS encoding NUDIX domain-containing protein — translation MERLFIMDQKDYDDSFARFRRPSVRGVIIKDGKIALVYSKKYDYYKFPGGGIENDEDHITTLKREVLEETGLTVIDGSVMELGSVLRIQKSRFAENLIFEQENFYYLCNVEKSVANQYLDEYELDEGFTLKYVLPELAISVNRTHDHGDYDLLMLEREARVLGYLVEKGYL, via the coding sequence ATGGAAAGATTATTCATTATGGATCAAAAAGACTATGATGATAGTTTTGCGCGTTTCAGACGTCCGTCAGTTCGCGGAGTAATAATTAAAGATGGAAAAATAGCATTAGTTTATAGCAAGAAATATGATTATTATAAGTTTCCCGGCGGCGGAATTGAAAACGATGAAGATCATATAACAACTCTTAAACGTGAGGTTCTTGAAGAAACTGGCTTAACTGTTATAGACGGCTCGGTTATGGAGCTTGGATCAGTGCTGCGTATCCAGAAAAGCAGATTTGCTGAGAATTTGATCTTTGAACAGGAAAACTTCTATTATCTGTGCAATGTTGAAAAATCTGTTGCAAATCAGTACCTTGATGAATATGAGCTTGATGAAGGCTTTACTCTGAAATATGTATTGCCGGAGCTCGCTATATCTGTAAATCGCACTCACGATCACGGAGATTACGATCTTTTAATGCTTGAACGTGAAGCGCGAGTTCTTGGATATCTTGTTGAGAAAGGTTATTTATGA
- a CDS encoding MIP/aquaporin family protein produces MESIKKYVAEVIGTFVLVLLGCGTAMLVGCDAKNGGGYILTALAFGLVIVGMAYCVGNISGCHINPAVSLGVLLSGGMTFTDFVGYVVSQCLGAIAGAGTLKLIFDLGDVTDMTGGYGANGLAGVNGNAGAGVIVEIILTFIFVLTILGVTSKNAKHGSFGGLIIGLTLTLVHIFGIGLTGTSVNPARSLGPALLAGGDAISDLWVFIVGPFVGAVIAAVVYKCLEPAAKVAPAPVEKASPVKNNAPAKTNNHNSSKKKKK; encoded by the coding sequence ATGGAATCAATCAAAAAATATGTAGCAGAAGTAATAGGTACATTCGTGCTTGTTCTTCTTGGCTGCGGTACGGCAATGCTGGTAGGCTGTGACGCAAAGAACGGCGGGGGATATATACTTACTGCTCTCGCATTCGGACTTGTTATTGTCGGTATGGCTTATTGTGTAGGCAATATTTCTGGATGTCATATCAATCCTGCAGTATCGCTTGGAGTTCTTTTGAGCGGAGGAATGACATTTACTGATTTTGTAGGCTATGTCGTTTCACAGTGCCTTGGCGCGATCGCGGGAGCAGGTACATTAAAACTCATCTTTGATCTTGGTGATGTTACAGATATGACAGGAGGATACGGTGCTAATGGTCTCGCAGGTGTAAATGGTAATGCAGGCGCAGGTGTGATCGTAGAGATAATCCTTACATTTATATTTGTACTTACTATTCTCGGAGTTACATCAAAGAATGCTAAGCACGGTTCATTCGGCGGACTCATAATCGGTCTTACACTTACACTTGTTCATATTTTCGGAATAGGTCTTACAGGTACATCTGTAAATCCTGCAAGAAGCCTCGGTCCTGCACTTTTAGCAGGTGGAGATGCTATCAGTGATCTTTGGGTATTTATCGTAGGTCCATTTGTTGGTGCGGTTATCGCTGCAGTAGTTTATAAATGTCTTGAGCCAGCTGCTAAAGTGGCTCCTGCACCTGTAGAAAAAGCTTCTCCTGTTAAGAATAACGCTCCTGCAAAGACAAATAATCACAATAGCAGCAAGAAAAAGAAAAAGTAA
- the nrdG gene encoding anaerobic ribonucleoside-triphosphate reductase activating protein → MELRIAGTVNDSIVDGPGIRFTVFVQGCPHNCKGCHNPQTHDFEGGTVTTTEKLLEKIKGNPLLDGVTFSGGEPFCQAEALADLGREIKKLGLDIITYTGYTFEKLFEERDQNHWGDLLAVTDYLIDGPFILEQKDWEIKFRGSSNQRYIDCQESLKNGKVIEKEP, encoded by the coding sequence ATGGAACTCAGAATTGCAGGAACCGTCAACGACTCAATAGTTGACGGTCCTGGAATAAGATTTACTGTATTTGTTCAGGGCTGCCCGCATAACTGCAAGGGCTGCCATAATCCACAGACTCATGATTTTGAGGGCGGAACTGTTACTACAACAGAAAAGCTTCTTGAAAAGATAAAAGGGAACCCATTGCTTGACGGAGTAACATTCAGCGGGGGAGAGCCCTTTTGTCAGGCAGAAGCTCTGGCTGATTTAGGCAGAGAGATAAAAAAGCTGGGACTTGATATAATAACATATACGGGCTATACGTTTGAAAAGCTTTTTGAAGAGCGCGATCAGAATCATTGGGGAGACTTGCTTGCTGTGACCGATTATCTCATAGATGGACCGTTTATCCTTGAACAAAAGGATTGGGAAATAAAATTCCGCGGAAGCTCCAACCAGAGATATATCGACTGTCAGGAAAGCCTTAAAAACGGAAAAGTTATCGAAAAAGAACCATAA
- a CDS encoding anaerobic ribonucleoside triphosphate reductase encodes MIIHIIKRDGRKVPFNIEKIANAIFKAAQARGGTDFNVAMDVAVEVCRLYEEQYPGKTPTVEEIQDLVEKVLIEKGHAKTAKAYILYRYERTRSREMKTNLMCVLNELTFSPAKDSDIKRENANIDGDTAMGTMLKYGSVSAKEYYEMYVLEPAHAKAHREGDIHIHDLDFYTLTTTCTQIDLKKLFTNGFSTGHGFLREPNDIASYSALACIAIQSNQNDQHGGQSIPTFDYAMADGVKKTYASRYTQNVARALSLIGGVENEFEAIDEIKKEMSENFGLKPTLANDNGYKEKELELLLKYTDKETAEKIQAFATRNAEKETDRATYQAMEALIHNLNTMNSRAGAQTPFSSINYGTDTTPEGRMVIKNVLLAQEAGLGNGETPIFPIHIFKIKEGINYNPDDPNYDLFKLACRVSAKRLFPNFSFIDAPYNLQYYKEGNPDTEIAYMGCRTRVIGNNYDPSREIVTGRGNLSFTSINLPRLAIKADHNVGLFFEMLEEKMELVIDQLMHRFNIQSQKRVRNYPFLMGQGIWIDSDKLGPDDTVGEVLKHGTLSVGFIGLAETLKALIGAHHGESEEARELGLEIISSMRKRLDEESKRTGLNFSLLATPAEGLSGRFVRMDAKKYGIIEGVTDRDYYTNSFHVPVYYPISAFEKIKIEAPYHELTNAGHISYIELDGDPLENLSAFEKIVRCMKESGIGYGAINHPVDRDPCCGYTGIIGETCPCCGRKEHSDNVAFDRIRRITGYLVGTLDRFNNGKRAEEHDRVKHNV; translated from the coding sequence ATGATAATCCATATTATTAAAAGAGACGGAAGAAAAGTTCCTTTTAATATAGAGAAGATCGCAAACGCTATCTTTAAGGCTGCACAAGCTCGCGGAGGTACAGATTTCAACGTTGCAATGGACGTTGCAGTCGAGGTGTGCAGACTGTATGAGGAACAATACCCGGGAAAAACTCCAACTGTTGAAGAGATCCAGGACCTCGTCGAGAAAGTTCTTATCGAAAAAGGTCACGCTAAAACAGCAAAGGCATATATTCTCTATCGTTACGAGCGTACACGCTCACGTGAGATGAAGACCAATCTGATGTGCGTACTTAACGAGCTGACTTTCAGTCCTGCAAAAGACAGTGATATAAAGCGTGAGAACGCTAATATAGATGGCGATACAGCTATGGGCACCATGCTCAAATACGGTTCTGTATCCGCAAAGGAATACTATGAAATGTATGTCCTTGAGCCTGCACACGCAAAGGCTCACCGCGAGGGCGATATCCATATACACGACCTCGATTTCTATACTCTGACTACCACATGTACACAGATCGATCTTAAAAAGCTTTTCACTAACGGCTTTTCCACAGGACACGGCTTCCTCAGAGAGCCAAACGATATTGCAAGCTATTCTGCTCTTGCCTGTATCGCTATCCAGTCCAACCAGAACGATCAGCATGGCGGACAGAGTATCCCTACTTTTGATTATGCAATGGCTGACGGCGTAAAGAAAACATATGCGTCAAGATATACACAGAATGTTGCAAGAGCTCTGTCGCTTATAGGCGGAGTTGAGAACGAGTTTGAAGCAATAGATGAAATAAAGAAAGAGATGTCAGAAAACTTCGGACTTAAACCAACACTTGCCAATGATAACGGCTATAAGGAAAAGGAACTGGAGCTTCTGCTGAAGTATACAGATAAGGAAACTGCGGAGAAAATTCAGGCTTTCGCTACAAGAAACGCTGAAAAAGAGACCGACAGAGCTACTTATCAGGCTATGGAGGCGCTTATCCACAACCTTAATACCATGAACAGCCGTGCAGGCGCTCAGACACCTTTCAGCTCTATAAATTACGGTACAGATACAACTCCTGAGGGAAGAATGGTAATAAAGAACGTCCTTCTTGCTCAGGAAGCAGGTCTCGGCAACGGCGAGACTCCTATCTTCCCGATACACATATTCAAGATCAAAGAGGGCATCAACTACAATCCTGATGATCCTAACTATGATCTGTTCAAGCTTGCCTGCAGAGTTTCTGCAAAGCGACTTTTCCCGAATTTCTCGTTTATCGATGCACCGTACAATCTCCAGTATTACAAGGAGGGCAATCCTGATACTGAGATAGCATACATGGGCTGCCGTACAAGAGTAATCGGAAACAACTACGATCCTTCAAGAGAGATCGTTACAGGCAGAGGCAACCTCAGCTTTACATCTATAAATCTTCCTCGTCTTGCTATCAAGGCCGACCATAACGTTGGTCTGTTCTTTGAAATGCTCGAGGAAAAAATGGAGCTCGTTATCGACCAGCTCATGCACCGCTTCAATATTCAGTCTCAGAAGAGAGTAAGAAACTATCCGTTCCTTATGGGACAGGGGATATGGATCGATTCCGACAAGCTGGGTCCTGATGATACAGTAGGTGAAGTACTTAAACACGGTACGCTATCTGTTGGCTTTATCGGACTTGCTGAAACCTTAAAGGCTCTTATCGGAGCTCATCACGGTGAGAGCGAAGAGGCTCGTGAGCTCGGTCTCGAGATCATTTCTTCAATGAGAAAGCGTCTTGACGAGGAATCAAAGAGAACAGGTCTTAACTTCTCACTTCTTGCAACTCCTGCGGAAGGTCTTTCAGGTCGTTTTGTACGTATGGATGCCAAGAAGTACGGTATAATCGAAGGTGTTACAGACCGTGACTATTATACAAACTCATTCCATGTACCTGTTTACTATCCTATCAGTGCATTTGAGAAGATAAAGATAGAGGCTCCTTACCACGAGCTTACTAACGCAGGTCATATAAGCTATATCGAGCTCGACGGCGATCCCCTTGAGAACCTCAGCGCATTTGAAAAGATCGTTCGCTGCATGAAGGAGTCGGGAATAGGCTATGGCGCTATCAACCACCCTGTTGATCGTGACCCTTGCTGCGGATACACAGGCATCATCGGTGAGACCTGTCCCTGCTGCGGACGAAAAGAGCATTCCGACAATGTTGCGTTTGACAGGATACGACGAATCACAGGCTATCTTGTTGGTACACTGGATCGTTTTAACAACGGAAAGCGTGCAGAAGAGCATGACCGAGTTAAGCATAATGTATAA